One window of the Acinonyx jubatus isolate Ajub_Pintada_27869175 chromosome A2, VMU_Ajub_asm_v1.0, whole genome shotgun sequence genome contains the following:
- the GPR141 gene encoding probable G-protein coupled receptor 141 → MADHNSSSCSPILTPHLTRLYFIVLIGGLMGIISILFLLVKMNTRSVTTTAVVNLVVVHSVFLVTVPFRLTYLIKHIWTFGLPFCKFVSAMLHIHMYLTFLFYVVILVIRYLIFFKRKDKVEFYRKLHAVAASTGMWLLVIVIVVPLVVSQYGNSETYDEKHCFKFHKELARAHVQVINYMIVTIVIAIAVILLVFQIFIIMSMVRKLRHSLLSHQEFWAQLKNLFFIGVILVCFLPYQFFRIYYLYVVAQSSDCNNTVAFYNEIFLSVTAISCFDLLLFVLGGSHCRQKIIDLWNCFLCR, encoded by the coding sequence ATGGCTGACCACAACAGTTCTTCCTGCAGTCCTATACTGACACCCCATTTAACCAGGCTCTACTTCATAGTGCTCATTGGAGGACTGATGGGCATCATCTCTATTTTGTTCCTGCTGGTGAAAATGAACACGCGGTCGGTGACTACCACAGCAGTCGTTAACCTGGTGGTGGTCCACAGTGTTTTCTTGGTGACAGTGCCTTTTCGCTTGACATATCTCATCAAGCACatctggacatttgggttgcccTTCTGCAAATTTGTGAGCGCCATGCTACACATCCACATGTACCTCACATTCCTGTTCTATGTGGTGATCCTGGTCATCAGGTACCTCATCTTCTTCAAGCGCAAGGACAAAGTGGAATTCTACAGAAAACTGCATGCTGTGGCGGCCAGTACTGGCATGTGGCTGCTGGTGATTGTCATTGTGGTACCGCTGGTTGTTTCTCAGTATGGAAATTCTGAGACGTATGATGAGAAACACTGTTTTAAATTCCACAAAGAACTTGCTCGTGCCCATGTGCAAGTTATCAACTATATGATAGTCACTATTGTTATAGCCATTGCAGTGATTCTCTTGGTCTTCCAGATCTTCATCATTATGTCAATGGTGCGGAAGCTACGCCACTCCTTGTTGTCCCACCAGGAGTTCTGGGCCCAGctgaaaaaccttttttttataGGAGTCATCcttgtttgcttccttccctacCAGTTCTTTAGGATCTATTACTTATATGTGGTGGCACAGTCAAGTGACTGTAACAACACTGTTGCATTTTATAATGAAATCTTCTTGAGCGTAACAGCAATTAGCTGCTTTGATTTGCTGCTCTTTGTTCTTGGGGGAAGCCATTGTAGACAAAAGATAATTGACCTATGGAATTGCTTTTTGTGCCGCTAG